The Paenibacillus macerans genome includes a window with the following:
- a CDS encoding YigZ family protein — MLERYKTVRRAGEKEIVIKKSRFIGHVRPVETEDEAIAFIEEVKKKHWNATHNCSAYMIGERDEIQKQSDDGEPSGTAGKPILEVIKNQGLKNVAIVVTRYFGGIMLGAGGLIRAYTDGAVAAIEAGEAITRVLHQEVFAELEYTWLGKVENELRNRGIRTGDTVFADKVTLCCLPLHHEAQAFIAWMTDLTGGQALMAEGDQVYFIEGE; from the coding sequence ATGCTGGAACGGTATAAGACGGTTCGAAGAGCCGGCGAGAAAGAAATCGTCATCAAGAAATCGAGGTTTATCGGACACGTCAGGCCGGTGGAAACGGAAGACGAAGCGATAGCTTTTATTGAGGAAGTCAAGAAAAAGCACTGGAACGCCACGCATAATTGTTCCGCTTATATGATCGGCGAGCGGGATGAAATCCAGAAGCAGTCGGATGACGGGGAGCCGAGCGGCACCGCCGGCAAGCCCATTTTGGAAGTAATCAAAAATCAGGGCCTCAAAAACGTCGCCATCGTCGTTACCCGGTATTTTGGCGGCATCATGCTGGGGGCCGGAGGTCTCATCCGCGCTTATACGGACGGGGCGGTTGCGGCGATCGAAGCGGGGGAAGCCATAACCCGGGTACTGCACCAGGAAGTGTTTGCGGAACTGGAATATACTTGGCTGGGCAAGGTGGAAAATGAACTGCGAAACCGCGGAATCCGTACGGGGGATACGGTGTTTGCAGATAAGGTGACGCTCTGCTGTCTGCCGCTTCATCATGAAGCGCAGGCCTTCATCGCTTGGATGACGGATCTGACGGGGGGACAAGCGCTGATGGCGGAAGGTGACCAGGTTTACTTTATCGAAGGGGAATAA
- a CDS encoding ABC transporter ATP-binding protein translates to MVTGMNPTAVAADDQPVVQLSQLTKKYGEATAVDHLDLCISRGEIFGLLGPNGAGKTTTILMMLGLTEPTSGHARICGLDPTREALRVKRIVGYLPDDIGFYEDRTALDNLVYTARLNGISEKEAVRRAGELLEKTGLTAHSGKKVGAFSRGMRQRLGLADVLIKNPEVIILDEPTLGIDPEGVRELLGLISSLSRDEKLTVLLSSHHLHQVQQICDRVGLFVQGKLIAVGDIQTLSKQLDEDGKTYIEVGTKTWPEALADQIKQLDGVQEIRYPEAGGAEHDQGVTATVICSRDLTAQIAETVIRAEAELVYIRRKEYGLDDIYHRYFERRGER, encoded by the coding sequence ATGGTGACCGGCATGAATCCCACAGCGGTTGCCGCCGATGATCAACCTGTCGTGCAGCTCAGCCAGTTAACCAAGAAATACGGAGAAGCCACCGCCGTAGACCATCTCGACCTGTGCATTTCGCGCGGGGAAATTTTCGGATTGCTTGGCCCGAACGGCGCCGGAAAAACGACAACGATCCTCATGATGCTGGGGCTGACCGAGCCGACTTCCGGGCACGCCCGGATTTGCGGCCTCGATCCGACCCGTGAAGCGCTCCGCGTAAAACGGATTGTCGGCTACCTCCCTGACGACATCGGCTTTTACGAGGACCGGACCGCCCTGGACAATTTGGTATACACCGCCAGACTAAACGGAATTTCGGAAAAAGAAGCCGTCCGGCGGGCCGGAGAGCTGCTGGAGAAAACCGGCCTTACCGCGCACAGCGGCAAAAAGGTCGGGGCGTTTTCCCGCGGGATGCGGCAGCGTCTGGGACTGGCCGACGTTTTGATCAAAAACCCGGAGGTCATCATCCTCGACGAACCGACGCTCGGCATCGACCCGGAAGGGGTCCGCGAGCTGCTGGGGCTGATCTCCTCGCTGAGCCGCGACGAGAAGCTGACGGTGCTGTTGTCTTCGCACCATTTGCATCAGGTCCAGCAAATCTGCGACCGGGTTGGCCTGTTCGTTCAGGGCAAGCTGATTGCCGTGGGCGATATCCAAACGTTGTCGAAGCAGCTGGACGAAGACGGCAAAACCTACATCGAGGTCGGCACCAAAACCTGGCCGGAAGCGCTCGCGGACCAAATCAAGCAGCTGGACGGGGTGCAGGAAATCCGTTATCCGGAGGCGGGTGGCGCGGAGCATGACCAAGGCGTTACCGCGACGGTCATCTGCAGCCGCGACCTGACGGCGCAAATCGCCGAAACCGTCATCCGCGCCGAAGCGGAGCTCGTGTACATCCGGCGCAAAGAGTATGGTTTGGATGACATTTACCATCGATACTTCGAAAGGAGAGGAGAGCGATGA
- a CDS encoding sulfate/molybdate ABC transporter ATP-binding protein: MHVEVRNLDKHFGAFHAVQNVSFGIEKGQLIGLLGPSGGGKTSILRMLAGLEQPDAGEILFHGKRVNELAPQERGIGFVFQSYALFKHMTVFDNIAFGLQVKKAPKAEIRSRVSELVELTGLKGFESRYPHQLSGGQRQRVAFARALAPQPQLLLLDEPFAAIDAKIRQELRSWLRELIERVGITSIFVTHDQDEAIEVADEIMIINQGRLEQKGTPWDIYKEPQTPFVASFIGQSTLVERAADLKGFEEESGGPGTRALIRPEYIEVGAEHEFTLLSATAPGIVKHLHFRGSEWLVEVEVGGHTLTTFRSLEKETLKPGQEVRVLVHRAYLFNDERSWILENPLKGNPLSVII, encoded by the coding sequence ATGCATGTTGAAGTACGAAATCTGGATAAACATTTCGGCGCTTTTCATGCCGTACAGAATGTCAGCTTCGGGATCGAGAAGGGGCAGCTGATCGGTTTGCTGGGGCCCAGCGGCGGCGGCAAAACGTCGATTTTGCGGATGCTGGCCGGACTGGAGCAGCCGGATGCGGGGGAGATTCTGTTTCATGGAAAACGGGTAAACGAACTCGCTCCCCAGGAACGGGGCATCGGTTTCGTATTCCAAAGTTACGCTTTATTTAAGCATATGACCGTTTTTGATAATATTGCCTTTGGCCTGCAGGTTAAGAAGGCGCCTAAGGCGGAAATACGAAGCCGGGTCAGCGAGCTTGTCGAGCTGACCGGGCTCAAGGGCTTTGAGAGCCGCTATCCCCATCAGCTGTCCGGCGGTCAGCGGCAACGGGTCGCTTTTGCCCGCGCTTTGGCGCCTCAGCCGCAGCTGCTGCTGCTCGACGAGCCGTTTGCGGCGATCGACGCGAAAATCCGCCAGGAGCTCCGTTCCTGGCTGCGGGAGCTGATCGAGCGCGTCGGCATTACGTCCATTTTCGTCACCCACGACCAGGACGAAGCGATTGAAGTGGCCGATGAAATCATGATCATTAACCAGGGGCGCCTCGAGCAAAAAGGCACGCCCTGGGATATTTACAAGGAGCCGCAAACCCCGTTTGTCGCCTCGTTTATCGGGCAATCGACTTTGGTCGAGCGGGCGGCCGACCTCAAAGGATTTGAGGAAGAAAGCGGCGGACCCGGGACGCGGGCGCTGATCCGGCCGGAATACATCGAGGTGGGGGCCGAACATGAGTTTACGCTGCTTTCCGCTACGGCTCCGGGGATCGTAAAGCACCTGCATTTCCGCGGCAGCGAATGGCTGGTGGAAGTTGAAGTCGGGGGCCACACGTTAACGACCTTCCGCTCGCTGGAAAAAGAGACGCTGAAACCCGGGCAAGAGGTGCGCGTGCTCGTCCACCGGGCTTATCTGTTCAATGACGAGCGCAGCTGGATCTTGGAAAACCCGCTGAAAGGCAACCCGCTTAGCGTTATTATCTGA
- a CDS encoding NEW3 domain-containing protein yields the protein MLLFFRKASLTLLILFTALGGSALTGPGKASAAGSLELYTPYLEWSAAPGETVSYSIDLVNHGSSTASASLSLETAHMDWTYDMSAGGRAISRLAVKPGESQTFTLDLEVPLKVDKGRYAFNLKADQTTLPLVVNVSEQGTFKTELTLDQANMEGHSDSTFTYSAVLRNRTTQKQTYALTAQAEQGWDVRFKADSNSVTSVEVEPNAEKTISIEVKPPEQIKAGTYDIPIAAASGDSTANASIEAVVTGTYDMKFTTSNEVLSTDVRAGSERKLTFVVQNTGSADLQDLSFSSSAPTDWEVSFEPSAINAIAPGESKQVQATIKSSEKALAGDYVVSLTASSANKSANADLRVTVKSSVLWGWVGVLIILAVCAGIYYLFRKYGRR from the coding sequence ATGCTTCTATTTTTTCGAAAAGCGTCGCTGACGCTGCTCATCTTGTTTACCGCGCTCGGGGGCAGCGCTCTGACCGGCCCGGGCAAAGCTTCCGCAGCCGGCTCGCTGGAGCTGTACACCCCGTATCTCGAGTGGTCGGCCGCTCCCGGCGAAACCGTCTCTTATTCGATCGACCTCGTCAACCACGGGTCGTCCACCGCTTCCGCCAGCCTGTCGCTGGAGACCGCGCACATGGACTGGACCTATGACATGTCCGCAGGCGGGCGGGCCATTTCCCGGCTTGCCGTAAAACCCGGGGAATCGCAAACTTTTACCCTGGACTTGGAAGTGCCGCTGAAGGTCGATAAGGGCCGTTACGCCTTTAATTTGAAAGCCGATCAGACTACGCTTCCGCTCGTCGTCAACGTCTCGGAGCAAGGCACCTTCAAAACGGAGCTGACCCTGGATCAAGCGAACATGGAGGGCCATTCCGACTCTACGTTCACGTACAGCGCGGTGCTGCGGAACCGGACGACGCAAAAACAAACCTACGCCTTAACCGCCCAGGCCGAGCAAGGCTGGGACGTCCGGTTCAAAGCGGATTCCAACAGCGTGACCTCCGTGGAAGTCGAACCGAACGCGGAAAAAACGATCTCGATCGAGGTCAAGCCGCCGGAGCAAATCAAAGCCGGCACGTACGACATCCCGATCGCGGCCGCCAGCGGCGACTCGACGGCGAACGCAAGCATCGAAGCGGTCGTTACCGGCACCTACGATATGAAGTTTACGACATCCAATGAAGTCCTCAGCACGGATGTTAGAGCGGGCTCCGAACGCAAGCTGACGTTTGTGGTGCAAAATACCGGTTCGGCCGATCTGCAGGACCTTTCTTTTTCGTCGAGCGCGCCAACCGACTGGGAGGTTTCCTTTGAACCGTCCGCGATCAATGCCATCGCCCCTGGGGAGAGCAAGCAGGTCCAGGCCACGATCAAATCGAGCGAAAAAGCGCTGGCCGGAGACTACGTCGTCAGCCTGACCGCTTCTTCCGCCAATAAAAGCGCGAACGCCGATCTGCGGGTGACGGTGAAATCGTCCGTATTATGGGGATGGGTGGGAGTTCTCATCATACTGGCCGTCTGCGCGGGGATTTACTATTTGTTCCGGAAATACGGGAGAAGATAA
- a CDS encoding ABC transporter permease — translation MMPKGKMAWNLSSVKETLHLKDIRKRMQKTLHELLPRRDAEDGSGARVRSSSSFWVMVQKEIGDHLHSWRFGILMGIIVLACIGSIYSAVTAIAGGSATSDSGGGDTFLFLKMYTLTSSSLAVPSFATFLSWLGPLIGITLGFDAVNSERNKGTLGRLLSQPIYRDDFIKAKFVSSLFMIGIVVFSLGFLVMGLGLMTIGYPPTPEEFGRILIFLLIAVVYIGFWLCLSILFSIRFRQAATSALSSIAVWLFFTIFYSMIINMIDSATAVSQMAAADVQLRQMNFVLTLNRLSPTELFSETITTMLSPGVRSLGPLTMDQLIGAIASPLSLGQSLLLIWPQLTGLLAATMICFGLSYVLFMRQEVRSRV, via the coding sequence ATGATGCCTAAGGGCAAGATGGCGTGGAACCTTTCTTCCGTAAAGGAAACGCTGCATCTGAAAGACATACGGAAGCGGATGCAAAAAACGCTGCATGAGCTTCTTCCCCGCCGCGATGCGGAAGACGGAAGCGGCGCCCGGGTGCGCTCCTCTTCCTCGTTTTGGGTGATGGTGCAAAAAGAAATCGGCGATCATCTCCACAGCTGGAGGTTCGGCATCCTGATGGGGATCATCGTCCTGGCCTGCATCGGCTCGATTTATTCGGCGGTCACCGCGATCGCCGGCGGCAGCGCCACTAGCGACAGCGGGGGTGGAGACACCTTTTTGTTCCTGAAAATGTACACGCTGACCAGTTCCTCTCTGGCGGTGCCGTCCTTTGCCACCTTCCTGTCCTGGCTGGGGCCGCTGATCGGCATTACGCTCGGGTTCGACGCCGTCAATTCCGAGCGGAACAAGGGCACCTTGGGCCGGCTGTTGTCGCAGCCGATCTACCGGGACGATTTCATCAAAGCCAAGTTTGTATCGTCCCTATTCATGATCGGGATCGTGGTGTTTTCGCTTGGATTTCTGGTGATGGGGCTGGGCCTGATGACGATCGGGTATCCGCCGACGCCGGAGGAATTCGGGCGGATCCTCATCTTCCTGCTGATCGCGGTCGTCTATATCGGCTTCTGGCTGTGCCTGTCGATCTTGTTCTCGATCCGCTTCCGCCAGGCGGCCACCTCGGCGCTTTCTTCGATCGCTGTCTGGCTGTTCTTCACGATTTTTTACAGCATGATCATCAATATGATCGACAGCGCCACGGCCGTTTCGCAAATGGCGGCGGCGGACGTGCAGCTGCGGCAAATGAACTTTGTCCTGACGCTGAACCGGCTGTCCCCGACGGAGCTGTTTTCGGAGACGATCACAACGATGCTCTCCCCCGGCGTCCGCTCGCTGGGGCCGCTGACGATGGATCAGCTCATCGGGGCGATCGCCAGCCCGTTATCGCTGGGGCAAAGCCTGCTGCTGATCTGGCCGCAACTCACCGGTTTGCTCGCCGCCACGATGATCTGCTTCGGCCTGTCCTACGTGCTGTTCATGCGCCAGGAAGTGCGTTCGAGAGTGTAA
- a CDS encoding TetR/AcrR family transcriptional regulator yields MARRAVDQELSRERIMEAARHLFITKGYRGISMRSIGQHLGYSHGSLYYHFKEKAELFYAIVVKDFESLAHLCEQVAKRPPAEGLTKTEQLMLEFIKFGLEHPHQYEIMFMLRDEEILAYCRSEQTKCFNMFESIVRSFLQEEKHPLEDNPSLPLSMFLGMHGFISYYIQDRLTFEEIKPAAVAHVKILSHSCYRITS; encoded by the coding sequence ATGGCAAGAAGAGCAGTAGATCAGGAGTTGTCGAGAGAAAGAATTATGGAAGCGGCCCGGCATTTATTCATTACAAAAGGGTACCGCGGAATTTCCATGCGGAGCATCGGTCAGCATTTGGGTTACAGTCACGGCTCGTTGTATTATCACTTCAAGGAAAAAGCCGAATTATTTTACGCTATCGTGGTCAAGGATTTCGAATCTTTAGCCCATCTGTGCGAGCAGGTGGCCAAACGTCCGCCCGCTGAGGGTTTGACCAAGACTGAGCAGCTGATGCTGGAATTCATCAAGTTCGGCTTGGAGCATCCGCACCAATACGAAATCATGTTCATGCTGAGGGATGAGGAAATATTGGCGTATTGCCGCAGCGAGCAAACCAAATGCTTTAACATGTTCGAATCCATCGTTCGCAGTTTTTTGCAGGAGGAAAAGCACCCGCTGGAAGATAATCCGTCTCTTCCGCTCAGCATGTTTTTGGGGATGCATGGATTTATCTCTTACTACATCCAGGATCGGCTGACCTTTGAGGAAATCAAGCCCGCAGCGGTGGCCCATGTGAAAATTTTGAGCCACAGCTGTTACCGGATAACGTCATGA
- a CDS encoding IS4 family transposase gives MDNVKAKTVICQLISLLPIDVHQRLLFDHYTKKLTTMKAIMLFINAQLKQWSSYGEMEIALRAEPKLQQLLQLESISGSQLSRKLDQIPTELLEWMFQHLASQTQQRACHQGQSGKLHIIDSSSIRLPLQLGSWAKMSNKSSGVKMHLRLVVTAPDKLFPDAMIPSSLNVGDRAGAVELVVPSDAIYVMDRGYDDYARMDQWVQDNIQFVIRMRDRALATVIEEYPVPEGSNITRDAKVCVGSSFRSMEHSVRLVEFYDEQERTYRIFTSVWDKTAEEIAQIYKNRWLIELYFKWLKQHLRLKKLHSHKPQAIWNQLFLALITALLVEHIRHSTQTAKTNWQVLRILREYLYRSWRSFRTELDRKPSRSSPGRRPGSGPKALSVRTMVGIIKPSKFK, from the coding sequence ATGGATAACGTTAAAGCTAAAACGGTCATTTGTCAACTGATTTCCTTACTGCCCATCGATGTGCATCAACGTTTACTCTTCGACCATTACACCAAGAAACTTACCACGATGAAAGCGATCATGCTCTTCATCAATGCTCAGTTGAAACAATGGTCATCTTACGGTGAAATGGAAATTGCACTTCGTGCTGAGCCGAAACTTCAGCAGCTTCTACAGTTGGAGAGTATCAGCGGCTCGCAATTATCCCGAAAACTCGATCAGATCCCAACGGAGCTGTTGGAGTGGATGTTTCAGCATCTGGCATCACAAACACAGCAACGTGCTTGCCACCAGGGCCAGAGCGGGAAATTGCACATCATTGATTCTTCCAGCATTCGACTGCCGCTTCAACTTGGAAGTTGGGCCAAGATGTCAAATAAGAGTAGCGGCGTCAAGATGCATCTGCGCCTCGTTGTTACAGCTCCCGACAAGCTATTTCCTGATGCCATGATCCCCAGTTCGCTCAATGTAGGGGATCGTGCGGGGGCCGTTGAACTGGTCGTCCCCTCGGATGCGATTTATGTGATGGATCGCGGTTATGATGATTATGCCCGGATGGATCAATGGGTCCAGGACAACATCCAGTTTGTGATCCGTATGCGAGATCGCGCGCTTGCCACCGTCATTGAGGAGTATCCTGTTCCGGAAGGCTCGAACATCACGCGGGACGCCAAGGTTTGCGTGGGCAGTTCCTTCCGATCCATGGAACATTCCGTTCGTTTGGTGGAGTTTTATGACGAGCAGGAACGGACTTATCGTATTTTTACATCGGTATGGGATAAGACCGCTGAAGAAATCGCGCAGATCTACAAAAATCGCTGGCTCATCGAGTTGTATTTTAAATGGCTGAAGCAACATTTGCGATTGAAGAAGCTGCACAGTCATAAACCACAGGCTATTTGGAACCAGTTATTCTTGGCTTTAATTACTGCCTTGCTCGTGGAGCACATCCGGCACAGCACCCAAACGGCAAAAACAAACTGGCAAGTGCTCCGGATTCTCCGCGAGTATTTGTACCGTTCATGGCGATCCTTTCGAACCGAACTGGATCGGAAACCCAGTCGAAGTAGTCCGGGGAGACGTCCGGGGTCAGGTCCCAAAGCGTTATCGGTGCGCACAATGGTTGGGATAATTAAGCCAAGCAAATTCAAGTAA